TGATACGGAAAGCTGTAGCTTTCGTCGATTTTTATATAAGCGATATGTTTCACAGGACAGAGGTTGTCTCTGGGAATTAGCGAGATTCAAAAACAATGATAAGGGTATCGTCAGAGAAGGTCTTTCAAAAAATGAAGCTGCAACATTTTTACTCCAAAAAGGCGAGGTTCTCGTATTTTGGGAAGGGTACAGTACGTTTGGTAAAGAGATGATTCGTGACAAAGTAATGAAGATGGACGCAAAGCATCTGCTAGAAAACTACACGCGATTCACCTTGGATATGTACATTTTTGATGAGTCATTGACGTGGACAGTTATTTTTCAGCACGAACGAGATGAAGATGGATTCAAGCATATTTTGCTACGGGTAGAGTGATGAATAGGCTGACTCCCTATGCACTCCCCACACTTTTACCGAAAAAAGGGCAATCCCTGGTCTGAACAAGACATAGGGACTGCCCTTTATTACTTTCAGAAAATTAATTACGCCAACTCAGCCGCTACACGACTTACTTTTGCCGCCAGCTCGTCGAGATCGACGTTCATCTCAAGAGCCGCAAACAGACCTGTGAAGTACTCGTTGATCTGGTCGATGACGCGATTGCGCTCACTTGCCACCAGCTCTTGGAACAGCGTAGAAAACTGCTCATCCAATTGCTTGTTTCCGATTTCTACGTACGCGCTCACTGGTTCTTGCATGCGCTTCTCCAGCTCGTCACGCATTTTGGCTTTGCCATCCTGCTCGAAAAAGTCTTTCGTGTTTTTGAACAAGGAAACCGCTGAAGCAAATGCCGATTCGGCTACTGGCAGCTCGTTCGCAAAGGACAGTGTTTCTACCTGTCTCTGCTGATAAGGTGCCAAGGTCAAACCTGCTGCGTAGCCTTGTACATCCTGTTGCCACACCGCAACAAGTGTCGTCCCCTGCTTGTTCGTGAATTTCTCCAAGCGAAGGGTAGTGGCACGCAGCTCCTGCGCCAAGTCGTAGCTGATCGAACGCAGAAGATCAGTCAAGCATCCTTGCAGGGCTTGCTTCATGTTGCGTCCATCGTCCTTGATGACAGCCGGGTTAAATGCGAGATTAAACAGCTCATTAAAACGGAAGAACAAGCGCTGGCGAACGTAGTAGAGCAGCTCCTCGCGCTCTTTTGCCAAGTCGCGTTCGAACGAAGCGGTAGACAGTGCTTCAACAGCTGACAGAGCCTGTGTCTTGGCGTTGCTTGCTGCTTCTTTGCGCAACAGACGCTCGTCTTCTCCGGACTGTGCCATACGCATGAATTCTGTCAAGGTATCATGGGCGCGGCGGATTTCACCGATTGCAGCATTCACGGCAATTTGCGTCAGCTCTTCAATCGTAAAGCGGAGGAACTCTGCTTCAAACGACGCCATTCCCGAGAACTTGAATGCTTCATCTGCTGGCATTAGCTGCTCGCCTTCAGCCGTATTCGTGCGCTGGCGGTATACTTTCTCCGCAGAAGCTGCGAGCTTGCCTTTTTCATGCATCCGTGCCAACAGAGCAGTCTGGCTCGACACCGGATAAATACGTGGGAGGCGAATTCCGCACGAGAGGAGGTTTTTCTCTACGTGAGTAATCACACCCTGCAATTCCTCATCGTTTGCTGCAAGGTCACAAGCATTGACGATAAAGAACATTTTGTCCATTTCAAACGTATCCTTGACCCGTCCCATTTGTAGCAAAAACTCGCGGTCTGCCTGTGAAAAGGCGTGGTTGTAATAGGTTACAAACAACACAGCATCCGCGTTTTTCATGTATTCAAACGCCACACCTGTGTGACGCGCATTGATGGAATCTGCACCAGGCGTATCAACGAGAACGATGCCCTGGTCTGTCAGCGGGCAGGAATAGAACAGCTCGATGTATTCCGCAAAACAAGCTTTTTCTTCCTTGGCTACAAAGCCTTTGAATGCCTGCATATCCACAAGCAGTTCTCCACCCAGATGAGCAGCCATTTCTGGCAAACCTTTTGTTACAGCCTTCAAAAAGGTGTAGTGAGGTTTTGCCGTAGGCGGGATTTGGGCTACGTCGATCTTGCCCAGCTCAGCTAATGCGCCATCCAGATCAGATGCAACCAGTCCAAACACAGCGAGTGAACGGATAACATCCTGCTCAATTGCTTCGCGCTCCTTCAAGACGACACGCACAGTTCCATGTGGATGCTCATCCGTAGGCGGCATAATTTTGTTGATCGCTGCTGTCGTCGGATTCGGCGATACAGGCAACACGAGATCGCCCATCAAGGCGTTGGCAAACGAGGATTTACCTGCGCTAAAAGCACCAAACAGTGCAACGGTAAAACGATTGGCGGTTAGACGATCTGCTCGATCCAGCATCGCCTGTGCCTGCGCTTGCATCCCTGGTACGGAAACGACTTCTTCACTTGCACGTCGCAGACGCTCTGCTGCTGCAATTAGTTTGTCTCGTAGTTGATTCATGCTACTTATTCTCCTCCACGCATAATCGCCAACAGACGACCCTTGGTTTCTTCTTCTCTCGCTGCCAGTCCTGCCAGCTTTTGATGCAGCGCTGCCAATTCACGCAATGCGCCAAGACGCTCGCCTTGAGCTGCACTTTCTACGCGCACTTTCTCCTTTATCATCTCAACCACTTGTGCAATGAAGGAGAGACCCACTCGTCTGTACTCCAGCTTCATCCCGCTGGAAATATCCGCACAGTAGTTCAGGACGTACTCACTCGAAGCAGCACCCTCTTTGATGTGCTTGCTCAGGAACTCACCTGTAATCTCGATCTTGGTCGCGTGCACGCTAGCGTGATATTCTTCGTTCCGCAAATCAAACACTTGCGGCTGCTTGCCAAGCCATTCTTTGAAATGGAAGTCGAGATTTCCCGCCACTTTTTCGCGGAACTCGACGAGAAGCGCTTCTTCGCGGCGTTCGCGCTCTTCTTCTGTCTTCTTGCCTGCAAACAATAACCCCACCTTGAAGCCCGGTTTGCGGCTCTCCAAGTAGCTTCGTGCTGCTTCGTTCGTACTGAAATAAGTCAAACGAGCATTGTCCAAAAGTACACTCAGCTCTTTTTCCATCTGCACTCGGGCATCCTCAGCACGCTTCTCTAGAGCCGCCGCTGTTGCTTCCTCCTGCTCAAGCGCTTCCTGAACAGCCGCTGCATTACGACTATCGATGCCTTCTACTTCCAGACCATCTAGCTGGGCTTCCCACTGCTGTCGTTGATCTGCCTGGCTTGTTCTTACTACTTGGATGTGTTCATCGATCAAATGCTCGGCAGCACTGCGAACGCTCGTGCCAACCAGCTTTTCACGATCAGCGATCAACTGCGAAAGCATGCCCTTAAATTCTTCATACATGTTCTCAGAATGATCTGGTTCCGCAAGCGACGTGTAAAAAATACCATCCGGATGAATGTTCCAGGTCGCGAATGCCTCCTCGACACTTTCCTTATAGCTATCGAAATCCAATTCAAAATCAATATGCTTATCAATCATGTTCACAACCAGATAAACTGGCTTGCCACGGTCCTTCAACGTCTTCGTAAAGTTGAAGTTCTCTTCGGCTTGAACATGGTTATAATCCATCATATAAATGACGACGTCAGCCAAATGCAGAGCAGATTCTGTAGCGATTTTGTGTGCAGCATCTGTTGAGTCAATGCCCGGTGTATCGAGCAAGCTGGCGTATTCGTCAAGGAATGTTCCCGGATAAGAGACCTCTACGGATTCAACCGTATCTCCGTCAACAGCAAACTGCTTGAGCTTCTCCATCTCCGTATCTGGATCAAAAGTAAGGACTCCGCTGTTCATGGTGAAGACGCGAGCCGCTTTTTCTCCGCCACGAATCTTCACGACATTCGCACTTGTCGGAATCGGATTGGAAGGCAACAAATTAACACCCAGAAGCGTGTTAATCATCGTTGATTTTCCAGCGGAAAAATGTCCGCAAAACGCAATATTCAGCTCAGCGTTCTTTGTTTTCGCGGCCAGTTGAATGAGCTTGAGCGGCGTGTTTTCGTCTCCCTGCGACTTCATTACTTCTGCGAGTTCTTCCCATGTATGTGCCAGTCGGGAAAAGTCCGTTTCCCGGATCAATACTTGACTGTCAAGCACTTCTATTCCACCCTTCTCCATCGTTCCTACTCTCTCTACTAATACCTGTTTATGAACTTCCTTTTTACTTCACTCTATTCTACCATGCCGAATGTATCACAGGTCACAAATGAGTTCAATTCAAAACTATGAAAGATTTAGCATTCGCCTATTCTTCCGCATAATTTTCCTCTCATCTGGAAAAAATCGCACTAACATGATATTCGTTATCTGAACGGGAGGAAACTTCAAATGATGCGCAGATTTTTGTCACAGCGTCGCAAAAAGAAAACTCCCTCTCTTATCACACAGCGCTTGCAGCAGCGAAATGATCCTGCGCTTGTACTAACGACCAGTTTGCAGCAAAACTTGGAGACGTTTAAGACCGTGCTGGGCAGCCCACACGATTTATTACTTCGTTCCTTTACGATCGGCAACACCAATCATTCCTGTGCCGTGATTGCGATTGATGGATTGGCGAACTGCGATATGCTGGATACGCAAGTTCTCGGACAAATCCAGTTGATGATCTCAACTGCTTCCAAAGTAGTACCGACTGAACCAGACGAGATTGTCCGGATGCTTTATGAGGAAGTCCTTACTGTCGTTGAAATATCGAAAGCAACGGATTTGACAAAAGTACTCGAAGGCATTCTTTCCGGGGATACAGCCATTTTTGTAGATGGAGCGACCGAAGTCATTATTGTCGACAGCAAGGGATGGAAAACTCGTGCCATAGAGGAGCCGGTCTCCGAAGGATTGGTGCGTGGTCCGCGGGATGGCTTTACGGAGAGTATCCGGGACAACACCGTTCATATACGCAGACGTATCAAAGACCCGAACTTGCGCTTTGAAGGGTCGATCATAGGCAGACGCAGCCGAACAGATGTGATCATCGCCTACATTGAAAACATCGCTGATCCAGAACTACTGAATGAAGTGAGACGACGAATCTCTACGATCGATGTGGACGAGATAGAAGAGTCCGGTTTTATTGAGCAATGGATTGAAGATGATTTTTTATCACCTTTTCCGCAGATTCATAACACGGAGCGTCCCGATAAAGTGAGTGGAGCGTTGTTTCAAGGTCGCATTGCAATATTGGTGGACGGGACTCCGATGGTGCTCATTTTGCCTGTGACGATTGGTTTGCTCCTGCATTCACCAGAGGATTACTACGAACGTTGGATTGTCGGTTCATTGGCTAGGCTGTTGCGGTATTTGGCAGCATTTCTGGCCGTCTATTCGCCCGCTTTCTATATCGCTCTCGTCACCTTCCACCCTGGCTTGATCCCGTCTGATCTCGCCTTCTCGATCGCGGCCACACGTGATGGGGTTCCGTTTCCGGCATTCGTAGAAGCGATCATGATGGTGACGACGATGGAGCTGCTGCAGGAAGCCGGATTACGCTTGCCGAAGCCGATCGGCCAAACAATCGGGATCGTCGGCGGTCTTGTCATCGGTGACGCAGCGGTTTCTGCGGGCATCGTCAGTCCTGTCATGGTCATCGTCGTCGCCCTCACTGCCATCGCTTCTTTTGCCATCCCTTCTTATCACCTCGCCATTGCCTTTCGGATGATTCGTTTTTTCGCCATGTTTATGGCGGCCATTTTTGGTATTTATGGTGTGGTGCTTAGCTTTATTGCCATCATGATTCATTTATCCAATCTGACCAGCATCGGGTACCCTTATTTGGCGCCTCTTGCTCCACATATGCCAAGGGATTGGAAGGATATGATTTTGCGTGCCCCTGTTACCTTCTTGAAAACCCGACCAGATGCCCTTCACACGAAAGATGAAAACAGAATGAGTACAGGAGGGTCGTGAGTGAGTGCAGAAACCTTGGCGGAGAAGTTGATCAGCAAAAATCATATGGGGATTAACATTGCCTCAGTCACAATCGGCGTCGGCATCCTGACCTTTCCCCGCTCCTTAGCCAAGGCAACCGGAGCATTCGATGGATGGATCTCCGTCGTGATTAGCGGTCTTTGTGCGTGTCTGGTTGGCTGGCTGCTAGCCAAGCTCGCTGCTCGGTTTCCGAGACAAAGCTTCTTTGAATACAGCTCGATAATCGCAAGCAAACCGATCGCCTACATCTTGACCTTTCTCGTCTGTATTTACACGATGCTATTTGTCTCGTTTGAAATCAGGGCAATCGGAAACATCGCTAAGCAGTACCTGTTCTACAATACCCCGGTGGAAATGATCACGCTCTCTTTTCTCTTGATCGTTCAATATTCCGTGATTGGATCACGTATTGCCATGCTGCGGCTCAACTTGCTGTTTTTGCCTGTGGTTCTTGTCGTCATGTTCGTCGTCCTGCTGTTTACTACCCAGTTGTTTGACATCCAAAATGTTCGTCCCTTCTTTTCATCAGACTGGCGCTCACTCTTGGAAGGCTCCAGAGTAGTCGGATTGTCTTATTCCGGCTTTGAGATTATCCTTTTTTACACCATGCTGATGAAAAAGCCTCAGGAAGGGGCAAAGGCCGTGACGTTAGGTCTCTCGATCCCCATTCTGCTCTACATGACCATCTACATGTTCGCCATCGGAGTATTCTCTGCGGAGGTTGCGACGAACCTGACCTATCCAACCATCGAGTTGGCAAAGGAAGTCGAAATCCCCGGCGGCTTTTTTGAACGGGTGGAGTCCGTTTTCTTCACCATCTGGATCATGACGATCTTCAACACATGTGCGATGTGGCTCGATATTACCGTGCTCAATCTGTCGTCCATGTTCAACAAGGTGCGCAAAACGTTTTGGGTGCTCATTCTTTCTCCCATGATTTATTTTGTCGCGATGCTCCCACAAAACCTGGTTGATTTCTTCACGTTTGCAGATAACATCACTTATTTCGGAATGATCCTCGTCTATTTATGTCCGATTTTACTGCTCCTCATCGCTGTCATACGAGGTGTAAAGGGTCATGAATAGACAGCTCACTGCTTTCTGCATCTTCCTGCTTCTATCGACTTTGCTGGCTGGATGCTGGGATCAGGTTCAAATTGAGGAACGAGGATTTGTAGTAGGCGTAGCGGTTGATAAACCTCGTACAAAAGAAGCCGAGCAGC
The window above is part of the Brevibacillus brevis NBRC 100599 genome. Proteins encoded here:
- a CDS encoding dynamin family protein; translation: MNQLRDKLIAAAERLRRASEEVVSVPGMQAQAQAMLDRADRLTANRFTVALFGAFSAGKSSFANALMGDLVLPVSPNPTTAAINKIMPPTDEHPHGTVRVVLKEREAIEQDVIRSLAVFGLVASDLDGALAELGKIDVAQIPPTAKPHYTFLKAVTKGLPEMAAHLGGELLVDMQAFKGFVAKEEKACFAEYIELFYSCPLTDQGIVLVDTPGADSINARHTGVAFEYMKNADAVLFVTYYNHAFSQADREFLLQMGRVKDTFEMDKMFFIVNACDLAANDEELQGVITHVEKNLLSCGIRLPRIYPVSSQTALLARMHEKGKLAASAEKVYRQRTNTAEGEQLMPADEAFKFSGMASFEAEFLRFTIEELTQIAVNAAIGEIRRAHDTLTEFMRMAQSGEDERLLRKEAASNAKTQALSAVEALSTASFERDLAKEREELLYYVRQRLFFRFNELFNLAFNPAVIKDDGRNMKQALQGCLTDLLRSISYDLAQELRATTLRLEKFTNKQGTTLVAVWQQDVQGYAAGLTLAPYQQRQVETLSFANELPVAESAFASAVSLFKNTKDFFEQDGKAKMRDELEKRMQEPVSAYVEIGNKQLDEQFSTLFQELVASERNRVIDQINEYFTGLFAALEMNVDLDELAAKVSRVAAELA
- a CDS encoding dynamin family protein, which encodes MEKGGIEVLDSQVLIRETDFSRLAHTWEELAEVMKSQGDENTPLKLIQLAAKTKNAELNIAFCGHFSAGKSTMINTLLGVNLLPSNPIPTSANVVKIRGGEKAARVFTMNSGVLTFDPDTEMEKLKQFAVDGDTVESVEVSYPGTFLDEYASLLDTPGIDSTDAAHKIATESALHLADVVIYMMDYNHVQAEENFNFTKTLKDRGKPVYLVVNMIDKHIDFELDFDSYKESVEEAFATWNIHPDGIFYTSLAEPDHSENMYEEFKGMLSQLIADREKLVGTSVRSAAEHLIDEHIQVVRTSQADQRQQWEAQLDGLEVEGIDSRNAAAVQEALEQEEATAAALEKRAEDARVQMEKELSVLLDNARLTYFSTNEAARSYLESRKPGFKVGLLFAGKKTEEERERREEALLVEFREKVAGNLDFHFKEWLGKQPQVFDLRNEEYHASVHATKIEITGEFLSKHIKEGAASSEYVLNYCADISSGMKLEYRRVGLSFIAQVVEMIKEKVRVESAAQGERLGALRELAALHQKLAGLAAREEETKGRLLAIMRGGE
- a CDS encoding spore germination protein, with the translated sequence MMRRFLSQRRKKKTPSLITQRLQQRNDPALVLTTSLQQNLETFKTVLGSPHDLLLRSFTIGNTNHSCAVIAIDGLANCDMLDTQVLGQIQLMISTASKVVPTEPDEIVRMLYEEVLTVVEISKATDLTKVLEGILSGDTAIFVDGATEVIIVDSKGWKTRAIEEPVSEGLVRGPRDGFTESIRDNTVHIRRRIKDPNLRFEGSIIGRRSRTDVIIAYIENIADPELLNEVRRRISTIDVDEIEESGFIEQWIEDDFLSPFPQIHNTERPDKVSGALFQGRIAILVDGTPMVLILPVTIGLLLHSPEDYYERWIVGSLARLLRYLAAFLAVYSPAFYIALVTFHPGLIPSDLAFSIAATRDGVPFPAFVEAIMMVTTMELLQEAGLRLPKPIGQTIGIVGGLVIGDAAVSAGIVSPVMVIVVALTAIASFAIPSYHLAIAFRMIRFFAMFMAAIFGIYGVVLSFIAIMIHLSNLTSIGYPYLAPLAPHMPRDWKDMILRAPVTFLKTRPDALHTKDENRMSTGGS
- a CDS encoding GerAB/ArcD/ProY family transporter, coding for MSAETLAEKLISKNHMGINIASVTIGVGILTFPRSLAKATGAFDGWISVVISGLCACLVGWLLAKLAARFPRQSFFEYSSIIASKPIAYILTFLVCIYTMLFVSFEIRAIGNIAKQYLFYNTPVEMITLSFLLIVQYSVIGSRIAMLRLNLLFLPVVLVVMFVVLLFTTQLFDIQNVRPFFSSDWRSLLEGSRVVGLSYSGFEIILFYTMLMKKPQEGAKAVTLGLSIPILLYMTIYMFAIGVFSAEVATNLTYPTIELAKEVEIPGGFFERVESVFFTIWIMTIFNTCAMWLDITVLNLSSMFNKVRKTFWVLILSPMIYFVAMLPQNLVDFFTFADNITYFGMILVYLCPILLLLIAVIRGVKGHE